In Caldicellulosiruptor morganii, the following proteins share a genomic window:
- a CDS encoding sugar ABC transporter permease, with the protein MVGREYMTTRDVVVLWVSRVIIWVAVLLSLLPTWFIIVASLSKGGAFFQSSFFPREVTFENYIELFRRKSSPSQTLPDFVLWVKNSLIVCFGVAFLQIFMTAPAAYAFSRINFVGRKNGLKVLLILQMFPTFMAMPAIYGLLVKFNLLDNLFALILVLAGGSAFNIWLLKGNMDQIPYEIDEAAIIDGANHFLIFRKIILPLTAPMLAVMFIWSFNGVFNEFLLSSLILQSPENATVPIGLRNFINNQFSANWPMFSAASILASLPIVIIYMALQKQIQSGLAAGAVKG; encoded by the coding sequence ATGGTGGGCAGAGAATATATGACAACCCGTGATGTGGTTGTATTATGGGTATCAAGGGTTATAATCTGGGTTGCTGTACTGCTTTCTCTCTTGCCGACGTGGTTTATTATTGTTGCATCGCTGTCAAAAGGTGGGGCGTTCTTTCAGTCATCGTTTTTCCCGAGAGAGGTTACATTTGAAAATTACATTGAGCTGTTTAGAAGAAAGAGCAGCCCCTCTCAAACACTTCCTGACTTTGTATTGTGGGTGAAAAACAGCTTGATAGTTTGCTTTGGTGTTGCATTTTTGCAAATTTTCATGACTGCCCCGGCTGCATATGCATTTTCAAGAATTAACTTTGTTGGCAGGAAAAATGGTTTGAAAGTGCTTCTGATACTCCAGATGTTCCCGACATTTATGGCAATGCCGGCAATCTATGGACTTTTAGTGAAATTCAATCTTCTTGATAACCTGTTTGCGCTGATTCTGGTTTTAGCAGGTGGCTCTGCGTTTAACATCTGGCTTTTGAAAGGCAATATGGACCAGATTCCGTATGAGATTGACGAGGCAGCAATAATTGACGGTGCAAACCATTTTCTTATATTCAGAAAGATAATTCTACCTCTCACAGCACCTATGCTTGCTGTTATGTTCATATGGAGCTTTAATGGAGTGTTCAATGAGTTTTTGCTATCAAGCCTTATTTTGCAATCGCCTGAAAATGCAACTGTGCCAATAGGTTTGAGAAATTTTATAAACAACCAGTTTTCAGCTAACTGGCCGATGTTCTCGGCTGCATCAATCTTAGCATCACTGCCAATAGTAATTATCTACATGGCTTTGCAAAAACAGATTCAAAGCGGACTTGCAGCCGGCGCTGTAAAGGGTTAA
- a CDS encoding carbohydrate ABC transporter permease: MKKKEPIGYAYLAPALISMAVLSFFPIAMTVYYAFTNFNLNHLEDYRFVGFKNFVDILTGPFKEVFGPTFAWTFSFALITVLINFSAGLLLAVLLNNKFMKETNIYRAILIIPWAIPGTIAALAWQGLLNEEYGAINMVLRTLHLSPVPWSTDPFWAKIGIFIVNLWLSYPFMMNACLGALQSIPTELYEVAEIDGAGWFTKLFKITIPMIVPAALPIVISSFAYSFNNFNVVYLVTGGGPARLDTQFAGHTDLLVSVTYKLTMQFYRYDLASAMSIIIFFIVGTISLINMKLTRAFEGGVK, translated from the coding sequence ATGAAAAAAAAGGAGCCCATAGGTTATGCGTATCTTGCACCGGCTCTAATTTCTATGGCTGTGCTTTCGTTCTTTCCTATTGCAATGACTGTGTATTATGCCTTCACAAATTTTAACCTGAACCACTTAGAAGATTACAGGTTTGTGGGCTTCAAGAACTTTGTGGATATTTTAACAGGACCGTTTAAAGAGGTTTTTGGTCCAACATTTGCATGGACATTTTCTTTTGCATTAATAACCGTTTTGATTAACTTCTCGGCAGGACTTTTGCTCGCCGTCCTTCTTAACAACAAGTTTATGAAAGAGACAAATATCTACAGAGCAATACTTATCATCCCGTGGGCAATCCCGGGGACAATTGCAGCTCTTGCATGGCAGGGACTTTTGAACGAGGAATACGGTGCAATTAATATGGTGCTGAGAACATTGCATTTGAGCCCTGTGCCATGGTCAACTGACCCTTTCTGGGCAAAAATAGGAATATTTATTGTGAATCTCTGGCTTAGCTATCCTTTTATGATGAACGCTTGCCTGGGTGCGCTTCAATCAATTCCCACAGAACTTTATGAGGTTGCGGAAATTGATGGTGCAGGCTGGTTTACGAAGCTATTCAAAATAACAATACCAATGATTGTTCCTGCTGCGCTGCCCATTGTAATATCATCGTTTGCATATTCGTTTAACAACTTCAACGTGGTCTACCTTGTAACAGGTGGTGGACCTGCACGGCTTGACACTCAATTTGCCGGGCATACAGACCTTTTGGTTTCGGTAACCTATAAACTTACCATGCAGTTTTACAGATATGACTTAGCATCTGCCATGTCCATAATAATCTTCTTCATTGTTGGGACAATTTCACTTATAAATATGAAACTTACACGTGCGTTTGAAGGTGGTGTTAAGTAA
- a CDS encoding glycoside hydrolase family 13 protein, with protein MEVIHNQLHDIFALEKERFLIRLWVKRGFAKEIYLIFSDRYEREKIQKLKMDFYMEVGEYEVYQAEFFAATPRLGYEFLIKLFDGGFKIYNQFGLQDDEEDYFGYFHFPYANPSDIFEKPQWLEKTVVYEIFPDRFARDITKKSAKELFPWDYCKWERPGSEVFLGGNFAGIKGKIDYFKELGVNAIYFTPIFKSSSSHRYNVDDYFDVDPLLGTKEEFKELVETLHKNGIRVILDMVFNHTGTGFFAFQDVIKHGRDSKYFDWYNIKDLPVDIQKGNYETFATGVNSMPRIDTSKKEVQDFFLGVLKYWLLEFDVDGFRFDVANELDKNFLRRIRFELKSIKKDIWLIGEVMHRSESFLLGDMFDGVMNYFSWEVFLRFLLGKYKAEDAAKILAEYRLKFNPRLFSCQLNLIGSHDTKRVLNAVLKNKKLAMLACVYNLTYQGVPMIYYGDEVGMEGEHDPDCRRGMVWEEERWDREVFELYRKLINLKRTSKALNADHVKEGFLGDIMYFEKRMDDEIIYVFFNPFRSSQKVKLFDPGFVGKDLTFFRSEKRIKCFSVKCEFDILPEDFEILIVR; from the coding sequence TTTTTAATTCGGCTGTGGGTAAAAAGAGGGTTTGCAAAAGAGATATATCTCATATTTTCGGACAGATATGAGAGAGAAAAGATTCAAAAGCTGAAGATGGACTTTTATATGGAAGTTGGAGAGTACGAGGTATATCAGGCTGAGTTTTTTGCAGCAACACCGCGGCTTGGATATGAATTTCTGATAAAGCTTTTTGACGGGGGATTTAAAATTTACAACCAGTTCGGTCTTCAGGATGATGAAGAGGACTATTTCGGGTATTTTCATTTTCCCTATGCAAATCCATCGGATATATTTGAAAAGCCACAGTGGTTGGAAAAAACGGTTGTGTATGAAATCTTTCCTGACAGGTTTGCAAGGGATATAACGAAAAAGAGTGCAAAAGAGCTTTTTCCCTGGGACTATTGCAAATGGGAAAGACCGGGAAGCGAGGTGTTTCTTGGTGGAAATTTTGCGGGGATTAAAGGTAAGATTGACTATTTTAAAGAACTTGGCGTAAATGCCATCTACTTTACACCTATTTTTAAATCAAGCTCGAGTCACAGATACAATGTTGATGATTACTTTGATGTTGACCCTCTTTTGGGAACAAAAGAGGAGTTCAAAGAGCTGGTTGAGACTTTGCACAAAAATGGAATAAGGGTTATCCTGGATATGGTGTTTAACCACACAGGGACAGGCTTTTTTGCATTTCAGGATGTGATAAAACATGGAAGGGATTCAAAGTATTTTGACTGGTACAATATAAAAGACCTGCCGGTGGATATCCAGAAAGGAAATTACGAGACGTTTGCAACCGGTGTTAACAGTATGCCAAGGATTGACACTTCAAAAAAAGAAGTTCAGGATTTTTTCTTAGGTGTGCTGAAATACTGGCTTTTGGAGTTTGACGTTGATGGTTTCAGGTTTGATGTTGCAAACGAGCTTGATAAAAATTTTTTGAGAAGGATAAGATTTGAGCTGAAGAGCATAAAAAAAGATATCTGGCTTATTGGTGAGGTTATGCACAGAAGTGAAAGTTTTCTTCTGGGCGATATGTTTGATGGAGTTATGAATTATTTTTCATGGGAGGTTTTTTTGAGATTTTTACTGGGTAAATATAAAGCAGAAGATGCTGCAAAGATTCTGGCAGAGTACAGGCTAAAGTTCAATCCAAGACTTTTTTCATGCCAGCTGAATCTTATTGGGAGTCACGATACTAAAAGAGTTTTAAACGCTGTTTTGAAGAATAAGAAATTAGCAATGCTTGCCTGCGTGTATAATCTTACATATCAGGGCGTGCCAATGATTTACTATGGAGATGAAGTTGGCATGGAAGGAGAGCATGACCCTGACTGCAGAAGGGGGATGGTATGGGAGGAAGAAAGGTGGGACAGGGAAGTTTTTGAACTTTACAGGAAACTGATAAACCTTAAACGTACATCAAAAGCATTGAATGCGGACCATGTTAAAGAAGGCTTTTTGGGAGATATTATGTACTTTGAAAAAAGGATGGATGATGAGATAATCTATGTTTTTTTCAATCCATTCAGAAGTTCACAAAAGGTAAAACTTTTTGACCCGGGATTTGTGGGTAAAGATCTCACATTTTTCAGGTCAGAAAAAAGGATAAAATGTTTTTCTGTAAAATGTGAATTTGATATTTTACCCGAGGATTTTGAGATTTTGATTGTTAGATAA